Genomic segment of Panicum virgatum strain AP13 chromosome 2K, P.virgatum_v5, whole genome shotgun sequence:
CCTAGATTCCTAGTATAACTTATGTGCGTGTATGAACAGCTTCGACACTAACATATGCAGGAACTTGACATTTCATATCAAAATAGCGTCATTTACTTTTTCCTATGCGCAATGCATGGTCTCTTCCAGTGCAACCAGACAACTATTATGCATCGAATCATTATAGGACCGTCCTAATTTCCGAACCTAAGGATTCCAGTTGCACGAGCGCTTTAACGACCAGAAGTGAAAATCATTTGCATTTGAGCATTTCCATCTTCCTCGCCAGATGCCTTCGTGCCACCGCTGAATTATGATCGAGTAGAGCAGAAGACTAGAGGATGACAAGAACCGATGGTCCGACAAGATTCGCAATCAGGTCCATCAGATAGCCAGACACACAGTAGCAAAAAGCAAGGCCACGCGACAAGGCGAGGAATCATGAAAAGCGTCGCGCCATGGATGGGCGAGGCGTGCGGGAACAGTGTGGCGTACCTCGAGGGGCGCGTGGCCTTCGAGCTTCctcgccgcctcgagatccgcgccgggggcggcgccgcccccgccgccgcggccgaggaggcggcggaggatcccccggggcggcggggcggccgcgtGGGCCGGGGGCCGGAGGAGGTGCTCGAGGATGGCCATGGCGAGGAACATGGAGACGAGGATGGCGGTGGCCACGAACCCGAACGACACCGCGCTCACGCCGCTGTCCAGCTGCCGCCACCGCatctcctccgctgccgcggccgcggcagcagcagccgctgcCACCTCCCCGGGCCCGGCCGCCGGGGCCATCGCCGGCCCGCGCACCATCGCACACcgcccgccctcctcctccccgtccccgccgccgctcccaggCCTCTGGTCACAGCCCGCGCGGCGCCATTGGCGGCTCCTTGCCTTCCCCCCCGCGCGAGTGGGTGGTGTGGCTAGGCTAGTCGTCTTCCGCAACCTTTCTctgccgcggcgccgcgcgcgaCGAGTGGAGTTCGGAGGGAGATGGGGCAGACCTGGGACTGAGGGGAGGAATCAGGAAGGGTCGGGCACGGTCTATGCGACGCGATCCTTTTCCGCAGCGCAGCAAAGCTTGAGACCCTTTTCGAGGACGGGGAAGGGGCAGGACGGGCATTTCGTCGTGACGGTGACTGACTGCGCCTGCGAAGGGCGGGCTGGCTCGCGCGGAGCGGCTCCTCAGCAGGGATGTGGCTcgacgttttttttttttgataccgGAATTGCCCCTAAACTCGGTCGTCTCGAGTTCGAGCAAACAGTGGCTTACTACAACCACGGTTTTATTGTCAAGGTCTGACGCAATGACAAATTGACATTGTTAAACTTAAACAGAAATACCATACGGCTTCGTGGAAGAAAAGCAGCCCGCACCAAAATTGCAACAGTATCATaatcactctgttcggcagctccagcagccttcaacccaacagtattttcttcTCACACCGCTCTAGCACCagcttccagccaccagccagccaacaatatttttctgtcacaccactccagccaccagctacagCTTCAacccagcgaacagagtgaatatCCATCACATACTCTTCTTTGAAGATTCTGGAAACACTTAGAGctcgtttagttcccaaaaattttcacgcgCTACAGTAACTTGCAACGTTTGACTATTaatttggagtattaaatgtggataactgacaaaacccatTCTATAACCCCCgggtgaaatcgcgagacgaatctaatgaatctaattatgcaatgattagacaatgttgtgctacagtaccaccctctaatgacagattaattagccTTAATAGATTCACACCGCGATTTTTCGTCCatccatgtaattagttttataattaatctatatttaatactcctaattagcggtcaaacagcctgggaactaaacggccccttaaATAATCTCTAGAGAAAATATATAGCACAAGTATTGAGTGTAAGAATtggaggccgtgtttagttcctaaaaaattttctatagtattcgtcacatcgaatattcggacacatacatgaagcattaaatgcagttgaaaaaataattaattacacagtctagctgattag
This window contains:
- the LOC120691792 gene encoding uncharacterized protein LOC120691792, with the protein product MVRGPAMAPAAGPGEVAAAAAAAAAAAEEMRWRQLDSGVSAVSFGFVATAILVSMFLAMAILEHLLRPPAHAAAPPPRGILRRLLGRGGGGGAAPGADLEAARKLEGHAPLEIPVYPKGVSVLMPGQDMPTFIAHPAPAPCPPERIQWPSHQPPPFAGSSSNPS